The following proteins are encoded in a genomic region of Fundidesulfovibrio soli:
- a CDS encoding tRNA (adenine-N1)-methyltransferase — MIETGELVLLISPEGKRYLRTLVPDTTFHTQDGLLHMSEAALAGFGAVVRTHKGKPYRVMRPTLYDCIKGVRRATTIMYPKEIGYILLKLGVGPGRRVIEAGSGSGGLSTALAWMVGDNGRLYTCEKRPEFYELAKENLERVGLVHRASRFNIDIADGFPEEARGADALFLDVRTPWDYLEQAADIICPGAPVGFLLPTVNQISDLLRALENSPFEDIEVLEIMLRRYKPVADRLRPEDRMVAHTGFLVFARHRGLDVQEELPHVEDVAEVPQ, encoded by the coding sequence TAAGCCCCGAGGGCAAGCGCTATCTTCGCACGCTGGTCCCCGACACGACCTTCCACACCCAGGACGGCCTGCTGCACATGTCCGAGGCGGCCCTGGCCGGGTTCGGCGCGGTGGTGCGCACCCACAAGGGCAAGCCCTACCGCGTGATGCGCCCCACCCTCTACGACTGCATCAAGGGCGTGCGCCGCGCCACCACCATCATGTACCCCAAGGAAATCGGGTACATCCTGCTCAAGCTGGGCGTGGGCCCGGGCAGGCGCGTCATCGAGGCCGGCAGCGGCTCCGGCGGTCTGAGCACCGCCCTGGCCTGGATGGTGGGCGACAACGGCCGCCTCTACACCTGCGAGAAGCGTCCCGAGTTCTACGAGCTGGCCAAGGAGAACCTGGAGCGCGTGGGCCTGGTCCACCGCGCCTCGCGCTTCAACATCGACATCGCCGACGGCTTCCCCGAGGAGGCCCGGGGCGCGGACGCCCTCTTCCTGGACGTGCGCACCCCCTGGGACTACCTGGAGCAGGCCGCCGACATCATCTGCCCCGGCGCGCCCGTGGGCTTCCTGCTGCCCACCGTGAACCAGATCAGCGACTTGCTGCGCGCCCTGGAGAACTCCCCCTTCGAGGACATTGAGGTGCTGGAGATCATGCTGCGGCGCTACAAGCCCGTGGCCGACAGGCTGCGCCCCGAGGACCGCATGGTGGCGCACACCGGATTCCTTGTTTTCGCCAGGCACAGGGGGCTGGACGTTCAGGAGGAGCTGCCGCATGTCGAGGACGTTGCAGAAGTACCTCAATGA
- a CDS encoding ferritin-like domain-containing protein codes for MSRTLQKYLNELLQTEIASFLEYSLRSASCGDPCMERELAAFALEEAEHIRQLMSLIMRNGGEVTTSAPQGFPADSLDDFLERSLAREDDAIRRFTALLPLLPTEGDRMTLQSSIDQEAQHREHIERLRVSCRFDSARS; via the coding sequence ATGTCGAGGACGTTGCAGAAGTACCTCAATGAACTGCTGCAGACGGAGATAGCCTCCTTCCTGGAGTATTCGCTGCGCTCCGCCTCCTGCGGGGACCCGTGCATGGAGCGGGAGCTGGCCGCCTTCGCCCTTGAGGAGGCTGAGCATATCCGCCAGCTCATGTCGCTCATCATGCGCAACGGCGGCGAAGTCACCACGAGTGCGCCCCAGGGCTTTCCGGCCGACTCCCTGGACGATTTCCTCGAGCGCAGCCTGGCCCGCGAGGACGACGCCATCCGGCGTTTCACCGCGCTGCTGCCCCTTCTGCCGACCGAGGGCGACCGGATGACCCTGCAGTCCTCCATTGACCAGGAGGCTCAGCACCGTGAGCACATCGAACGGCTGCGCGTGTCCTGCAGGTTCGATTCGGCGCGCTCCTGA
- a CDS encoding SIR2 family NAD-dependent protein deacylase — protein sequence MDVIEQIARLWPRNGKAVALTGAGISVASGIPDFRSPGGLWSRYDPMRVATADALDDNPAAVWDFLMDAVRVMDAASPNPAHLALARLEREGLLEAVVTQNIDGLHQRAGSLSVVEFHGSMASYHCNTCKEPFPAAQASGITPATAPWRCDCGGVVRPDIVFFGEAIPLDALNKSGQLASGAELLLIAGTSCEVAPANALPAVCNRTGGKVVEINVQSSRMAHLCDAVASGKAEELLPRLADMLLGTRNHTAR from the coding sequence ATGGATGTGATCGAACAGATAGCCAGGTTGTGGCCCCGCAACGGCAAGGCCGTCGCCTTGACCGGAGCGGGGATTTCCGTGGCCAGCGGCATCCCGGACTTCCGCAGCCCGGGCGGCCTTTGGTCCCGCTACGACCCCATGCGCGTGGCCACCGCCGATGCCCTTGACGACAACCCCGCCGCCGTCTGGGATTTCCTGATGGACGCCGTGCGCGTGATGGACGCGGCCAGCCCCAACCCGGCGCACCTTGCGCTGGCCCGGCTGGAGCGGGAGGGCCTGCTGGAGGCCGTCGTGACCCAGAACATCGACGGACTGCACCAGCGCGCGGGCTCCTTAAGCGTGGTGGAGTTCCACGGGAGCATGGCCAGCTACCACTGCAACACCTGCAAGGAGCCTTTTCCCGCCGCGCAGGCCTCCGGCATCACCCCGGCCACCGCTCCCTGGCGCTGCGACTGCGGCGGCGTCGTCCGGCCGGACATCGTCTTCTTCGGGGAGGCCATCCCACTTGACGCCTTGAACAAAAGCGGTCAATTGGCCTCCGGTGCGGAGCTGCTGCTCATCGCCGGGACGTCGTGCGAGGTGGCTCCGGCCAATGCATTGCCCGCGGTGTGCAACCGCACCGGCGGGAAAGTCGTTGAGATAAATGTCCAGTCCAGCCGCATGGCGCACCTGTGCGACGCCGTCGCCAGCGGCAAGGCTGAAGAACTTTTGCCCAGGCTGGCCGACATGCTGCTGGGCACGCGAAACCATACCGCAAGGTGA
- a CDS encoding MotA/TolQ/ExbB proton channel family protein produces the protein MLESLTPHGGILEMLSNATLTVKFVMGLLATMSLASWSIIFMKLFTLSAARKDAARDAKLFLEAENLKTAMRSVSQHKQSPCYAVGLQAFEELMRMEESELDPAEKSRVAMDNIRRTLRQAVATELGMLTKSLSFLATCANASPFIGLFGTVWGIMNSFHSIGLQQSAALAAVAPGISEALVATAIGLGVAIPATLAYNFYLGYIRHIERELIGFSGAFLNRIQREVSWAPKQGARPEAARAREDY, from the coding sequence ATGCTCGAGTCGTTGACGCCGCATGGCGGCATCCTGGAAATGCTGTCCAACGCGACCCTGACCGTCAAATTCGTGATGGGCCTGCTGGCGACCATGTCCCTGGCCAGCTGGAGCATCATCTTCATGAAGCTGTTCACCCTGAGCGCCGCCCGCAAGGACGCCGCCAGGGACGCCAAGCTCTTCCTTGAGGCCGAGAACCTCAAGACGGCCATGCGCTCCGTGAGCCAGCACAAGCAGTCCCCCTGCTACGCCGTGGGCTTGCAGGCCTTCGAGGAACTCATGCGCATGGAGGAGTCCGAACTGGACCCGGCCGAGAAGTCCCGCGTGGCCATGGACAACATCCGCCGCACCCTGCGCCAGGCCGTGGCCACGGAGCTGGGTATGCTCACCAAGTCGCTCTCCTTCCTGGCCACCTGCGCCAACGCCTCACCCTTCATCGGCCTGTTCGGCACGGTCTGGGGCATCATGAACTCCTTCCACTCCATCGGCCTGCAGCAGAGCGCGGCCCTGGCCGCGGTGGCCCCCGGCATCTCCGAGGCCCTGGTGGCCACGGCCATCGGCCTGGGCGTGGCCATACCGGCCACGCTGGCCTACAACTTCTACCTGGGCTACATCCGCCATATCGAGCGTGAGCTCATCGGCTTCTCGGGCGCCTTCCTCAACCGCATCCAGCGCGAGGTGAGCTGGGCCCCCAAGCAGGGCGCACGCCCGGAGGCCGCCCGCGCCCGGGAGGACTACTAG
- the tolR gene encoding protein TolR, whose product MGMSTGGGGEGFLAEINVTPFVDVMLVLLIIFMVTAPMMTQGLEVDLPQTKAVTTLPKDSENIVLTIKKDGSLHLDEYTVTLDELPGHVKRLVTDQKKLMFLRADKEVPYGLVVQVMGVLKGAGVDKLGMVAEPEAPAKDDKNQARPKK is encoded by the coding sequence ATGGGCATGTCCACAGGGGGCGGCGGGGAAGGCTTCCTCGCCGAGATCAACGTCACGCCCTTCGTGGACGTGATGCTGGTGCTGCTCATCATCTTCATGGTCACAGCGCCCATGATGACCCAGGGCCTCGAGGTGGACCTGCCCCAGACCAAGGCCGTCACCACCCTGCCCAAGGACTCCGAGAACATCGTGCTGACCATCAAGAAGGACGGCTCGCTGCACCTCGACGAGTACACGGTCACCCTGGACGAGCTGCCCGGCCATGTGAAGCGCCTTGTCACCGACCAGAAGAAGCTCATGTTCCTGCGCGCCGACAAGGAGGTTCCCTACGGTCTGGTGGTGCAGGTGATGGGCGTGCTCAAGGGCGCGGGAGTGGACAAGCTTGGCATGGTGGCGGAACCCGAAGCCCCGGCCAAGGACGACAAAAACCAGGCCCGCCCGAAAAAATGA
- the tolA gene encoding cell envelope integrity protein TolA: protein MRYLSWLFSVFLHLTVVLGSILLTNLEMRTIRLDVPVYEVELLDLRTPGPALKPDAAPGWEGQGQPGQPNTPEPPGPKADVPPGPQEAKPVPEPPKPDQAEVKAHEEAAKKAAEDAAKKAAAEEAAKKAAAEKAAAEKAAAEKAEAARIAAENAKREKEAAEKAAKEKAAKEAADKAAKEKAAKEAADKAAKEKADKEAAEKAAKDKAAKEAADKAAKEKAAKEAADKAAKERQDVLNQALKDAKSKTGGTGASNANTVASELAKLRQQAGQGGGGGGGGGGGGGAGATLQVYAAIVEKLVKQNWRFPQFANLKLVCQVELQIARDGRIQNMRIVQSSGRADFDNSALRAVQETENLPAPPSPTLNLLTLNFNSQEQR, encoded by the coding sequence ATGCGCTATCTCAGCTGGCTTTTTTCCGTATTCCTCCACCTCACGGTGGTGTTGGGGAGCATCCTGCTCACCAACCTGGAGATGCGCACCATCCGCCTGGACGTTCCCGTCTACGAGGTGGAGCTGCTCGACCTCCGCACGCCCGGCCCCGCCCTGAAGCCCGACGCCGCTCCCGGCTGGGAAGGCCAGGGACAGCCCGGTCAACCCAACACTCCAGAACCTCCCGGCCCCAAGGCCGACGTGCCCCCCGGCCCGCAGGAGGCCAAGCCCGTTCCCGAGCCGCCCAAGCCCGACCAGGCCGAGGTGAAGGCCCATGAGGAAGCCGCCAAGAAGGCGGCCGAGGACGCCGCCAAAAAGGCCGCGGCGGAAGAGGCCGCGAAAAAAGCCGCCGCCGAGAAGGCAGCGGCTGAAAAGGCGGCCGCCGAGAAGGCCGAGGCCGCGCGTATCGCGGCTGAAAACGCCAAGCGGGAGAAAGAGGCCGCCGAGAAGGCCGCCAAGGAGAAGGCTGCCAAGGAAGCCGCTGACAAGGCCGCCAAGGAGAAGGCCGCCAAGGAAGCCGCCGACAAGGCCGCCAAGGAAAAGGCCGACAAGGAAGCCGCCGAGAAAGCCGCCAAGGACAAGGCTGCCAAGGAGGCCGCCGACAAGGCCGCCAAGGAGAAAGCCGCCAAGGAGGCTGCCGACAAGGCCGCCAAGGAACGTCAGGACGTGCTCAACCAGGCCCTCAAGGACGCCAAGTCCAAGACCGGAGGGACCGGCGCCTCCAACGCCAATACCGTGGCCTCGGAACTGGCCAAGCTGCGCCAGCAGGCCGGACAGGGCGGCGGTGGCGGAGGCGGCGGTGGTGGCGGCGGTGGCGCGGGCGCCACGCTGCAGGTCTATGCCGCCATCGTGGAGAAGCTCGTCAAACAGAACTGGCGCTTCCCGCAGTTCGCCAACCTGAAGCTCGTCTGTCAGGTGGAATTGCAGATCGCCAGGGATGGACGAATCCAGAATATGAGAATAGTTCAGTCATCGGGTCGCGCGGATTTCGACAACTCGGCGCTGCGGGCCGTGCAGGAGACGGAAAACCTGCCCGCTCCGCCCTCGCCGACGTTGAATCTGCTCACGCTCAATTTCAACTCCCAGGAACAGCGTTAA
- a CDS encoding translocation protein TolB: MTAPRSIIKLLATACAALCLCSAAFAQDNLSVEIHGPGQARMNVVQAQPFGDPNLPSDAQYLNELIRKNLSFMPFLKVMSDTDILGGARLSGPKADQIDFKPFSLAKVDLMITSVWKPGKGMGDVELRAFEVFSQKLLLGKVYSGVTRDQLPEVADRFCMELMALLTGQGTIFKAKLAFVRPSGKGKDIWMVGAMGRDLAQVTRYGDLGMAISPAWSWDGSRICFTLIGSTSHYLGVWGGGKANVYTLPSSTVISPHFTPGGGIAVALNIRGNTDIFSLDGSYKNTAGTLVADSSIDVSPTFDQSGNLMAFVSDRLGNPNVFIKDLGSGSVRRASKSGYNTNPSMSPDGKFVTYSKQGGGGHRIYVYELATDSEKQVSFGPGSDENPSFAPDSYFIAFSSSRAGGRKLYLTTRNGDGAVQIPTGEGEALMPAFSPVVGKE; encoded by the coding sequence ATGACAGCTCCACGCAGCATCATCAAACTGCTGGCCACGGCATGTGCGGCGCTCTGCCTCTGCTCTGCCGCCTTCGCTCAGGACAATCTCTCCGTGGAGATCCACGGCCCCGGGCAGGCCCGCATGAACGTGGTTCAGGCGCAGCCCTTCGGGGACCCGAACCTCCCCAGCGACGCCCAGTACCTCAACGAACTCATCCGCAAGAACCTCTCGTTCATGCCCTTCCTCAAGGTCATGAGCGACACCGACATCCTCGGCGGGGCGCGCCTCTCCGGGCCCAAGGCCGACCAGATCGATTTCAAGCCCTTCTCCCTGGCCAAGGTGGACCTCATGATCACCTCGGTCTGGAAGCCGGGCAAGGGCATGGGCGACGTGGAACTGCGCGCCTTCGAGGTGTTCTCCCAGAAGCTCCTGCTGGGCAAGGTCTACTCCGGCGTCACCCGCGACCAGCTGCCCGAGGTGGCCGACCGTTTCTGCATGGAGCTCATGGCCCTGCTCACCGGCCAGGGCACCATCTTCAAGGCCAAGCTGGCCTTCGTGCGCCCCTCCGGCAAAGGCAAGGACATCTGGATGGTCGGGGCCATGGGCCGCGACCTGGCCCAGGTGACCCGCTACGGCGACCTGGGCATGGCCATCTCCCCGGCCTGGTCTTGGGACGGCTCGCGCATCTGCTTCACGCTGATCGGCTCCACCTCGCACTACCTGGGCGTCTGGGGCGGCGGAAAGGCCAACGTCTACACGCTGCCCAGCTCCACGGTCATCAGCCCGCATTTCACCCCCGGCGGGGGCATCGCCGTGGCCCTGAACATCCGCGGCAACACCGACATCTTCAGCCTGGACGGTTCCTACAAGAACACGGCGGGCACCCTGGTGGCCGACTCCTCCATCGACGTCTCCCCCACCTTCGACCAGTCCGGCAACCTGATGGCCTTCGTCTCCGACCGGCTGGGCAACCCCAACGTCTTCATCAAGGACCTGGGATCGGGCTCCGTTCGCCGCGCCTCCAAGAGCGGGTACAACACCAACCCCTCCATGAGCCCGGACGGCAAGTTCGTCACCTACTCCAAACAGGGCGGCGGCGGCCATCGCATCTACGTGTATGAGCTGGCCACCGATTCGGAAAAGCAGGTGAGCTTCGGCCCCGGCTCTGACGAGAACCCCAGCTTCGCGCCGGACAGCTACTTCATCGCTTTCTCCTCCAGCAGGGCGGGCGGACGCAAACTGTACCTGACCACCCGCAACGGAGACGGCGCAGTGCAGATTCCCACCGGCGAAGGCGAAGCTTTGATGCCCGCTTTCAGCCCTGTCGTCGGCAAGGAATGA
- the pal gene encoding peptidoglycan-associated lipoprotein Pal, which yields MKNRLLLAILALMCVSLLSFGCASKKVAGPDKDSWEEQERERLAKERELREKLARVAGELGSMIYFDLDRYDLKPESRQILTRKAEILKQYPEIKLVVEGHCDERGTAEYNLALGERRARAAADYLANLGVAASRLSIVSYGKERPLDPGHNEAAWSKNRRDEFKPSY from the coding sequence ATGAAGAACAGACTGTTATTGGCTATTTTGGCTCTTATGTGCGTCTCTCTGCTGAGCTTTGGCTGCGCCAGCAAGAAGGTCGCCGGCCCCGACAAGGATTCCTGGGAAGAGCAGGAGCGCGAGCGCCTGGCCAAGGAGCGCGAACTGCGCGAGAAGCTGGCCAGGGTCGCTGGCGAGCTTGGCTCCATGATCTACTTTGATCTGGACCGCTACGACCTCAAGCCCGAATCCCGCCAGATCCTGACCCGCAAGGCCGAGATCCTGAAGCAGTACCCCGAGATCAAGCTGGTCGTCGAAGGCCACTGCGACGAGCGTGGCACCGCCGAGTACAACCTCGCCCTGGGCGAGCGCCGCGCCCGCGCCGCGGCCGACTACCTGGCCAACCTGGGTGTCGCCGCCTCCCGTCTCTCCATCGTGAGCTACGGCAAGGAGCGCCCCCTCGACCCCGGTCACAACGAGGCTGCCTGGTCCAAGAACCGTCGTGACGAGTTCAAGCCCAGCTACTAG
- a CDS encoding alpha/beta hydrolase, giving the protein MISDHIASALEPDALAHLKARFAAQLPPVYAVPVEAARKGMEAAQALPPGAAPAAEVREIEAACGHSGELRLRLLKPVGAPETLPVLVYFHGGGWVLGSPDSHDRLARDLMGASGAAVLMVRYSRSPEARYPVAMEEGFAALCWLAENAPVLGLDPARVAVGGDSAGANLATAVCMLCKERGGPAIAHQTLLYPVTDATCSQPSYEHFATGLNLTRQDMLWYWDQYAPEPGQRAQPTASVLQAPPEALAGLPPALVITAEFDVLRDEGELYARRLANAGVPVCAVRMLGTVHGFAANNALARSQATVAALALAGDAIRRALA; this is encoded by the coding sequence ATGATCTCAGACCACATAGCCAGCGCCCTGGAGCCCGATGCCCTGGCGCACCTGAAGGCCCGCTTCGCCGCGCAGCTGCCCCCGGTCTACGCCGTGCCCGTCGAGGCGGCCCGGAAGGGTATGGAGGCCGCCCAGGCCCTGCCCCCGGGAGCGGCCCCCGCAGCGGAAGTGCGTGAAATCGAGGCCGCCTGCGGCCACTCCGGCGAGCTGCGCCTGCGTCTGCTCAAGCCCGTGGGTGCGCCGGAAACGCTGCCGGTGCTCGTCTACTTCCACGGCGGAGGTTGGGTGCTGGGCAGCCCCGACAGCCACGACAGGCTCGCCCGCGACCTGATGGGGGCGAGCGGCGCGGCGGTGCTGATGGTGCGCTACTCGCGCTCCCCCGAAGCCCGCTACCCCGTGGCCATGGAGGAAGGCTTCGCCGCCTTGTGCTGGCTTGCGGAGAACGCCCCGGTCCTGGGGCTCGACCCCGCCCGCGTGGCAGTGGGCGGCGACAGCGCCGGGGCCAACCTGGCCACCGCCGTATGCATGCTTTGCAAGGAACGCGGCGGCCCGGCCATCGCCCACCAGACGCTGCTCTACCCCGTCACCGACGCCACCTGCTCCCAGCCCAGCTACGAGCACTTCGCCACCGGGCTCAACCTGACCCGGCAGGACATGCTCTGGTACTGGGACCAGTACGCCCCGGAACCCGGCCAGCGGGCGCAGCCCACGGCCTCAGTGCTCCAGGCCCCGCCCGAGGCGCTTGCGGGCCTGCCCCCGGCCCTGGTGATCACCGCCGAGTTCGACGTTCTGCGTGACGAAGGGGAGCTCTACGCCCGCCGCCTGGCCAACGCGGGCGTGCCCGTGTGCGCGGTGCGCATGCTGGGCACCGTCCACGGATTCGCGGCCAACAACGCCCTGGCCCGCTCCCAGGCCACCGTGGCGGCGCTGGCCCTGGCCGGGGACGCCATTCGCAGGGCCTTGGCTTAG
- a CDS encoding DUF47 domain-containing protein, with the protein MLLSRLLVKITGRKSLEGLYEHYEPVSKGVVVVLAAMSEYSKTGFSLAFQTLSSQIDTLEGQADKIKRRIRNHLPRAMFLEVDKTLFLNYTRSQDNILDEAQHALNWLGMRPMCLPCELLLSAKAATKESCHSVELLKPAIEATIDLVYGKVDDRSAVKETFHNIRLQHHKASKAWRKLIREAYDADCDFRDVYQFLKFAEHMHAMSHNAEGSADVLRAMIAR; encoded by the coding sequence ATGTTACTCTCCCGCCTGCTGGTGAAGATCACCGGCCGCAAGAGCCTGGAAGGGCTCTACGAACACTACGAGCCCGTGTCCAAGGGCGTGGTGGTGGTGCTGGCCGCCATGAGCGAATATTCTAAGACAGGCTTCAGCCTGGCCTTCCAGACCCTTTCCTCCCAGATCGACACCCTGGAGGGGCAGGCGGACAAGATCAAGCGCCGGATCAGGAACCACCTGCCCAGGGCCATGTTCCTGGAGGTGGATAAGACGCTGTTCCTCAACTACACCCGCAGCCAGGACAACATCCTGGACGAGGCCCAGCACGCCCTGAACTGGCTGGGCATGCGCCCCATGTGCCTGCCCTGCGAGCTGCTGCTCTCGGCCAAGGCCGCCACCAAGGAGTCCTGTCATTCGGTGGAGCTGCTCAAGCCCGCCATAGAGGCCACCATCGACCTGGTGTACGGCAAGGTTGACGACCGCTCGGCCGTCAAGGAGACCTTCCACAACATCCGCCTGCAGCACCACAAGGCCTCCAAGGCCTGGCGCAAGCTCATTCGCGAGGCATACGATGCGGACTGCGACTTCCGCGACGTCTACCAGTTCCTCAAGTTCGCTGAGCACATGCACGCCATGAGCCATAATGCCGAGGGTTCTGCGGACGTGCTGCGGGCCATGATCGCGCGATAA
- a CDS encoding PAS domain-containing sensor histidine kinase, which produces MREALDALYGSLPLAVVLADDDYRVFYANPAFFTLTECTQDDLRLMEFRDVLSMYCLGLCGDISELLESSGGWRDIEKPVAMSDGGLAWVRVRTDLTPLPSGGVAHRLMVDNITRYKVAIEGLVNRKNLYQSIVETRPDLICCFLPDWSLTYANTAASRYFDMDRESILGQHFLLLLPSEVRELFGQAVDTITADNPIAELELRVDGDEEGRPLWQRWIIQGFFYRTGHIKDFQATGLDITDQKVTESQFMHADRLVSLGTLVSEVAHEISNPNNFIMLNAPLVLDLWNAVSPRLRELADKEPGAALGGIPVEDVTAHVPQLLGGIIEGSRRIRDFVRELKNFARQDIESGFEMLSVNDVVQTAVLLMSKTIGMHTSRFSVRYGAGLPPVRGRRHRLEQIVVNLVQNACHALRSPEQGIEIATTHDEESGSVRISVIDQGVGIPPQDIPRVTDPYYSTKREQGGTGLGLSISLSIAREHGGRLIIESEPGEGTTATIALPAAMQ; this is translated from the coding sequence ATGCGAGAAGCACTCGACGCTCTTTACGGAAGCCTGCCTTTGGCAGTCGTGCTGGCCGACGACGACTACCGGGTTTTCTACGCCAATCCCGCCTTCTTCACACTGACGGAATGCACCCAGGACGACCTGCGGCTCATGGAATTCCGCGACGTGCTGAGCATGTACTGCCTCGGCCTGTGCGGAGACATCTCCGAACTGCTGGAGTCCTCAGGCGGCTGGCGCGACATCGAGAAGCCCGTGGCCATGAGCGACGGAGGCCTGGCCTGGGTCCGCGTCCGCACGGACCTGACCCCGCTGCCGTCCGGCGGCGTGGCCCACCGCCTGATGGTGGACAATATCACCCGCTACAAGGTGGCCATCGAAGGCCTGGTCAACCGCAAGAACCTCTATCAGTCCATCGTGGAGACCAGGCCGGACCTTATCTGCTGCTTCCTGCCCGACTGGAGCCTCACCTACGCCAACACAGCCGCGAGCCGCTACTTCGACATGGACCGCGAGTCCATCCTGGGCCAGCATTTCCTGCTGCTGCTCCCTTCGGAGGTGCGCGAACTCTTCGGCCAGGCCGTGGACACCATCACCGCTGACAACCCCATCGCCGAACTGGAGCTGCGGGTGGACGGCGACGAGGAAGGCCGTCCGCTCTGGCAGCGCTGGATCATCCAGGGCTTCTTCTACAGGACCGGCCACATCAAGGACTTCCAGGCAACCGGCCTGGACATCACGGACCAGAAAGTCACCGAGTCGCAGTTCATGCACGCGGACAGGCTGGTCTCCCTGGGCACGCTCGTCTCCGAGGTGGCGCACGAGATCAGCAACCCCAACAACTTCATCATGCTCAACGCCCCCCTGGTGCTGGACCTCTGGAACGCGGTGAGCCCCCGGCTGCGCGAGCTGGCCGACAAGGAGCCCGGCGCGGCCCTGGGCGGCATCCCCGTGGAGGACGTGACCGCCCACGTGCCCCAGCTGCTCGGCGGCATCATCGAGGGTTCGCGACGCATCCGCGACTTCGTGCGCGAGCTCAAGAACTTCGCCCGCCAGGATATTGAGAGCGGCTTCGAGATGCTCTCCGTCAACGACGTGGTCCAGACCGCCGTGCTGCTCATGAGCAAGACCATCGGCATGCACACCAGCCGCTTCTCGGTGCGCTACGGCGCGGGCCTGCCCCCGGTGCGCGGCCGCAGGCACCGCCTGGAGCAGATCGTGGTGAACCTGGTGCAGAACGCCTGCCATGCCCTGCGCTCCCCGGAGCAGGGCATCGAGATCGCGACCACCCACGACGAGGAGTCCGGCAGCGTGCGCATCAGCGTGATCGACCAGGGCGTGGGCATCCCCCCGCAGGACATCCCCCGCGTCACCGACCCCTACTACTCCACCAAGCGCGAGCAGGGCGGCACGGGCCTGGGCCTCTCCATCAGCCTCTCCATCGCCCGCGAGCACGGCGGCAGGCTGATCATCGAATCCGAACCCGGCGAGGGGACCACCGCCACCATTGCCCTCCCCGCCGCCATGCAGTAA